One Trachemys scripta elegans isolate TJP31775 chromosome 4, CAS_Tse_1.0, whole genome shotgun sequence genomic region harbors:
- the LOC117876308 gene encoding integrin alpha-D-like, with amino-acid sequence MDPLPLLLYLCAVLAPSHGFSVDMEGPITFQETAEGFGQSMLQIGSASGGGLIIGAPLQTGNVNETGKVYKCDPDSRRCQEIPIQRSPDAMDMSLSLSLAAQGSQFQVCIPMEHQACGENKYVSHNCYPLQQSFSQLQRIPDTQPECPKHVADIALLIDGSGSIASVDFEKMKMFVSEIMKRFRKTNTQVTGRG; translated from the exons ATGGACCCCCTGCCTCTGCTCCTATACCTGTGTGCAG TGCTGGCACCGAGCCATGGATTCAGTGTGGACATGGAGGGACCCATCACCTTCCAGGAGACAGCTGAAGGGTTTGGGCAAAGCATGTTGCAGATCGGGAGTGCCAGCGGCGGGGG GCTGATCATCGGGGCCCCTctgcagacaggaaatgtgaatGAAACAGGCAAAGTCTACAAGTGCGACCCGGACTCCAGACGCTGCCAGGAGATCCCCATCCAGA GGTCCCCAGATGCCATGGACATGTCCCTCAGTTTGTCTCTGGCTGCCCAAGGCTCCCAGTTCCAG GTGTGCATCCCCATGGAGCATCAGGCCTGTGGGGAGAACAAGTACGTCAGTCACAACTGCTACCCGCTGCAGCAGAGCTTCTCGCAACTCCAGCGCATCCCGGACACCCAGCCAG AGTGCCCCAAACATGTCGCAGACATAGCGCTCCTCATCGACGGCTCGGGCAGCATCGCATCTGTGGACTTTGAAAAGATGAAGATGTTTGTCTCTGAGATCATGAAGCGTTTCCGCAAAACCAACACACAGGTAACAGGCAGAGGCTGA
- the LOC117876274 gene encoding zinc finger and SCAN domain-containing protein 2-like isoform X1: MERGDEPCVRDLQGTEERETLAVTCTAGAEAKENPQQEERMGADPHGMPQSPERRDAGRPGWQQGDSVEERPDECEAYGIPENIIILETTYMGERPYKCLVCGKSFSQSSHLVQHQRIHTGERPYNCPDCGKSFSQSSHLAQHQRIHTGERPYQCVECGKSFNRSHTLAKHVRTHMGSQPYICPECGKSFSLSSLPQHLRSHLPGKLYTCSDCGKGFSSSSNLAQHQRTHTGERPYKCSDCGKGFSQSSNLVKHQRTHTGEKPYNCTECGKCFTQSSTLIQHRRIHRGERPYKCPECGKSFGLNSSLGKHLRIHTGERPYECTECGKSFNLSANLIQHQRIHRGERPYKCPECGKCFNLKSTLVKHLRTHTGERPYKCTQCGRSFIDSSKLSKHARTHVAEQSPQKVK; encoded by the exons ATGGAGCGCGGGGACGAGCCGTGTGTCCGGGATCTCCAGGGCACCGAGGAAAGGGAGACACTGGCCGTCACTTGCACAG CAGGTGCAGAAGCGAAGGAGAATCCCCAGCAGGAAGAGCGTATGGGAGCGGACCCACACGGGATGCCCCAGAGCCCCGAGCGGAGAGATGCTGGCCGGCCAGGATGGCAGCAGGGAGACTCCGTGGAGGAGAGACCTGATGAGTGTGAAGCTTATGGGATTCCTGAAAACATCATTATTCTGGAAACCACCTACatgggagagagaccctataaatgccttgTCTGTGGGAAATCCTTCAGCCAGAGCTCCCACCTTGTCCAGCATCAGCGGATCCACACCGGGGAGCGACCCTACAACTGCCCcgactgcgggaagagcttcagccagagctcccaCCTCGCCCagcaccagcgcatccacactGGGGAGCGGCCCTACCAGTGTGTTGAATGCGGGAAGAGCTTCAACCGCAGCCACACGCTGGCTAAGCACGTCCGCACCCACATGGGCTCGCAGCCCTACATCTGCCCtgagtgcgggaagagcttcagtcTCAGCTCCCTCCCTCAGCACCTGCGATCCCACCTGCCCGGGAAGCTCTACACCTGCTCTGATTGTGGGAAgggcttcagcagcagctccaacCTGGCCcagcaccagcgcacccacacgGGCGAGCGGCCCTACAAATGCTCGGACTGTGGGAAaggcttcagccagagctccaaCCTGGTGAagcaccagcgcacccacacgGGGGAGAAGCCCTACAATTGCACCGAGTGCGGGAAGTGCTTCACCCAGAGCTCCACCCTCATCCAGCACAGGCGGATCCACCGGGGCGAGCGTCCCTACAAGTGTCccgagtgcgggaagagcttcggCCTCAACTCGTCGCTGGGGAAGCATCTGCgcatccacaccggggagcggccctacGAGTGCACagagtgcgggaagagcttcaacCTGAGCGCCAACCTCATCCAGCACCAGAGGATCCATCGTGGAGAGCGGCCCTACAAATGCCCTGAGTGTGGGAAGTGCTTCAATCTGAAGTCAACCCTGGTCAAACACCTGCGCacccacacgggagagagaccctataaatgcacCCAGTGTGGGAGGAGTTTCATCGACAGCTCCAAGCTCAGCAAACATGCCAGGACCCACGTGGCAGAGCAGTCTCCGCAGAAGGTGAAATAA
- the LOC117876274 gene encoding zinc finger protein 572-like isoform X2: MERGDEPCVRDLQGTEERETLAVTCTGAEAKENPQQEERMGADPHGMPQSPERRDAGRPGWQQGDSVEERPDECEAYGIPENIIILETTYMGERPYKCLVCGKSFSQSSHLVQHQRIHTGERPYNCPDCGKSFSQSSHLAQHQRIHTGERPYQCVECGKSFNRSHTLAKHVRTHMGSQPYICPECGKSFSLSSLPQHLRSHLPGKLYTCSDCGKGFSSSSNLAQHQRTHTGERPYKCSDCGKGFSQSSNLVKHQRTHTGEKPYNCTECGKCFTQSSTLIQHRRIHRGERPYKCPECGKSFGLNSSLGKHLRIHTGERPYECTECGKSFNLSANLIQHQRIHRGERPYKCPECGKCFNLKSTLVKHLRTHTGERPYKCTQCGRSFIDSSKLSKHARTHVAEQSPQKVK; this comes from the exons ATGGAGCGCGGGGACGAGCCGTGTGTCCGGGATCTCCAGGGCACCGAGGAAAGGGAGACACTGGCCGTCACTTGCACAG GTGCAGAAGCGAAGGAGAATCCCCAGCAGGAAGAGCGTATGGGAGCGGACCCACACGGGATGCCCCAGAGCCCCGAGCGGAGAGATGCTGGCCGGCCAGGATGGCAGCAGGGAGACTCCGTGGAGGAGAGACCTGATGAGTGTGAAGCTTATGGGATTCCTGAAAACATCATTATTCTGGAAACCACCTACatgggagagagaccctataaatgccttgTCTGTGGGAAATCCTTCAGCCAGAGCTCCCACCTTGTCCAGCATCAGCGGATCCACACCGGGGAGCGACCCTACAACTGCCCcgactgcgggaagagcttcagccagagctcccaCCTCGCCCagcaccagcgcatccacactGGGGAGCGGCCCTACCAGTGTGTTGAATGCGGGAAGAGCTTCAACCGCAGCCACACGCTGGCTAAGCACGTCCGCACCCACATGGGCTCGCAGCCCTACATCTGCCCtgagtgcgggaagagcttcagtcTCAGCTCCCTCCCTCAGCACCTGCGATCCCACCTGCCCGGGAAGCTCTACACCTGCTCTGATTGTGGGAAgggcttcagcagcagctccaacCTGGCCcagcaccagcgcacccacacgGGCGAGCGGCCCTACAAATGCTCGGACTGTGGGAAaggcttcagccagagctccaaCCTGGTGAagcaccagcgcacccacacgGGGGAGAAGCCCTACAATTGCACCGAGTGCGGGAAGTGCTTCACCCAGAGCTCCACCCTCATCCAGCACAGGCGGATCCACCGGGGCGAGCGTCCCTACAAGTGTCccgagtgcgggaagagcttcggCCTCAACTCGTCGCTGGGGAAGCATCTGCgcatccacaccggggagcggccctacGAGTGCACagagtgcgggaagagcttcaacCTGAGCGCCAACCTCATCCAGCACCAGAGGATCCATCGTGGAGAGCGGCCCTACAAATGCCCTGAGTGTGGGAAGTGCTTCAATCTGAAGTCAACCCTGGTCAAACACCTGCGCacccacacgggagagagaccctataaatgcacCCAGTGTGGGAGGAGTTTCATCGACAGCTCCAAGCTCAGCAAACATGCCAGGACCCACGTGGCAGAGCAGTCTCCGCAGAAGGTGAAATAA
- the LOC117876268 gene encoding zinc finger protein 629-like, producing MQRGEEPCVPVLQGAEGREIPRGACTVGARMEGKSPKKEGPTGAEPYWMSQNIKQEEGSGAGWPEEINAMSPEEIGIRMMMEHNRGQLGESPYSCSDCEKSFSQSSHLVQHQRIHTGQKPYKCTDCGKSFVLSSNLLEHQRIHTGERPYKCDQCEKTFSQSSHLFQHQRIHTGERPYQCTECGKSFNRNYTLVKHYHTHIGEQPFICSECGKSFSLGSFAQHVRTHTGEKPYSCAECGKSFSSSSNLSQHRRIHTGEKPYSCGHCGKSFSQSSNLIKHRRIHTGERPYSCPECGKTFNQSSSLMQHRRIHRGERPYECTECGKRFSVSSHLVEHRRIHRGEKPYKCVDCGKSFGCNSSLMKHQRIHTGERPYKCPECGKCFIDSSKLNNHRRTHTGERPYKCTDCGKGFGDSSALMKHQRTHTK from the exons ATGCAGCGAGGGGAAGAGCCGTGTGTCCCGGTTCTCCAGGGCGCCGAGGGACGGGAGATCCCCCGAGGTGCCTGCACAG TAGGTGCCAGGATGGAGGGGAAGAGTCCAAAGAAGGAAGGGCCTACGGGAGCAGAGCCATACTGGATGTCCCAGAACATTAAGCAAGAAGAGGGCAGCGGGGCTGGATGGCCGGAGGAGATCAACGCGATGTCTCCAGAGGAGATCGGCATCAGGATGATGATGGAGCACAACCGAGGCCAGCTGGGGGAGAGCCCCTACAGCTGCTCGGACTGCGAGAagagcttcagccagagctcccaCCTGGTCCagcaccagcgcatccacacggGCCAGAAGCCCTACAAATGCACCGACTGCGGGAAGAGCTTTGTTCTCAGCTCCAACCTCCTGGagcaccagcgcatccacaccggggagcgccCCTACAAGTGCGACCAGTGTGAAAAGACCTTCAGCCAGAGTTCCCACCTCTTCCagcaccagcgcatccacacggGTGAGCGGCCCTACCAATGTACCGAGTGCGGGAAGAGTTTCAACCGCAATTACACCCTGGTGAAGCATTACCACACCCACATCGGGGAGCAGCCCTTCATCTGCAGcgagtgcgggaagagcttcagccTCGGCTCCTTCGCCCAGCACGTCCGCACCCACACGGGCGAAAAGCCCTACAGCTGTGCTGAGTGCGGTAAGAGTTTCAGCAGCAGTTCCAACTTGAGCCAGCACCGGCGCATCCACACCGGGGAGAAACCCTACAGCTGTGGCcactgcgggaaaagcttcagccagagctccaaCCTCATCAAGCACCGGCGCATCCACACCGGAGAGAGACCCTACAGCTGCCCCGAGTGCGGCAAGACCTTCAACCAGAGCTCGTCACTCATGCAGCACCGGCGGATCCACCGTGGCGAGCGGCCCTACGAGTGCACCGAGTGCGGGAAGCGCTTCAGCGTCAGCTCCCACCTGGTGGAGCACCGGCGGATCCACCGGGGCGAAAAGCCTTACAAGTGTGTCGACTGCGGGAAGAGCTTTGGCTGCAACTCATCCCTGATGAAAcaccagcgcatccacaccggggagcggccctacAAGTGCCCCGAGTGTGGGAAGTGCTTCATCGACAGCTCCAAGCTCAACAACCACCGGCGCACCCACACCGGAGAGCGGCCCTACAAATGCACCGACTGCGGGAAGGGCTTTGGAGACAGCTCCGCGCTCATGAAGCACCAGAGGACGCACACCAAGTAG